In Streptomyces sp. NBC_00569, a single genomic region encodes these proteins:
- a CDS encoding NADPH:quinone oxidoreductase family protein codes for MQAWQVHRNGEPSEVMELADVERPVPGDGQVLLRVRAANINFPDALMCRGQYQVRPPMPFTPGVEICGETEDGRRVLANPALPHGGFAEYAVADAAALLPAPDALDDAEAAALHIGYQTGWFGLHRRAHLQAGETLLVHAAAGGVGSAAVQLGKAAGATVIGVVGGEEKVKVARDLGCDVVVDRRAQDVIAAVKEATGGRGADVIYDPVGGEAYTQSTKVVAFEGRIVVVGFASGTIPSPALNHALVKNYAILGLHWGLYNTKDPKLVAHCHEQLTELAARGAIKPLISERVPLAGAAAAVQRVADGVTTGRVAVVPGHEGAVA; via the coding sequence ATGCAGGCATGGCAAGTGCACCGGAACGGCGAGCCGAGCGAGGTGATGGAGCTCGCCGACGTCGAGCGGCCCGTCCCCGGGGACGGGCAGGTCCTGCTCAGGGTGCGCGCGGCGAACATCAACTTCCCGGACGCACTGATGTGCCGGGGCCAGTACCAGGTGCGGCCGCCCATGCCGTTCACGCCCGGCGTGGAGATCTGCGGCGAGACGGAGGACGGCCGGCGCGTCCTGGCCAACCCGGCGCTGCCGCACGGCGGCTTCGCCGAGTACGCCGTGGCGGACGCCGCCGCCCTGCTGCCCGCGCCCGACGCGCTCGACGACGCCGAGGCCGCGGCCCTGCACATCGGCTACCAGACCGGCTGGTTCGGCCTGCACCGCAGGGCGCACCTCCAGGCGGGCGAGACGCTCCTCGTGCACGCGGCGGCCGGCGGCGTCGGCAGTGCCGCGGTGCAGCTCGGCAAGGCCGCCGGCGCCACCGTCATCGGCGTCGTCGGGGGCGAGGAGAAGGTGAAGGTGGCCCGCGACCTGGGCTGCGACGTCGTCGTCGACCGCCGCGCGCAGGACGTCATCGCCGCCGTGAAGGAGGCCACCGGCGGCCGGGGCGCCGACGTCATCTACGACCCGGTCGGCGGTGAGGCGTACACGCAGTCCACGAAGGTCGTCGCCTTCGAGGGGCGGATCGTCGTCGTCGGATTCGCGAGCGGCACGATCCCCAGCCCGGCCCTCAACCACGCCCTGGTGAAGAACTACGCGATCCTCGGCCTGCACTGGGGCCTGTACAACACCAAGGACCCGAAGCTGGTCGCCCACTGCCACGAGCAGCTCACCGAGCTCGCGGCGCGCGGCGCGATCAAGCCGCTGATCAGTGAGCGCGTGCCGCTGGCCGGCGCGGCGGCCGCCGTGCAGCGCGTCGCCGACGGCGTCACCACCGGCCGCGTCGCCGTGGTGCCCGGGCACGAGGGGGCGGTCGCATGA
- a CDS encoding SDR family oxidoreductase — MTDSTGPARATTPRGLPAPPPVGTTALPPGTYRGSLVLVTGGGTGLGKAVAAEFARLGADVLIVSRRAAHLEPALEELSGVSRDGATVTAAVCDIRDPDRISEVFDTAEAAHGRTPDVLVNNAAANFPVPAEDMSPNAWRTVVDITLNGTFYMTREFGRRHLAAGTPGSVIAVGASYAWTGGPGFAHSAAAKAGVKNLVETLAVEWSPYGIQVNGLVPGLMPHEDMTGDIREGLGRGDADHGARQPALRVGAPRELGWAATFLASPYARFISGHTLVVDGANWQRRGLVSPPVVTVREQLGRGPFQ, encoded by the coding sequence ATGACCGACTCGACCGGCCCCGCCCGCGCGACGACACCGCGGGGGCTGCCCGCCCCTCCCCCGGTCGGCACGACAGCGCTCCCTCCGGGAACGTACCGGGGAAGCCTGGTCCTGGTCACGGGTGGCGGGACGGGTCTCGGAAAGGCCGTCGCCGCCGAGTTCGCGCGGCTCGGCGCCGATGTGTTGATCGTGAGCCGCCGGGCCGCGCACCTGGAGCCCGCACTGGAGGAACTGTCGGGGGTGAGCCGCGACGGCGCCACGGTGACAGCCGCGGTCTGCGACATCAGGGACCCGGACCGCATCTCCGAGGTCTTCGACACGGCGGAGGCGGCGCACGGGCGCACCCCCGACGTACTCGTCAACAACGCGGCCGCCAACTTCCCCGTACCCGCCGAGGACATGAGCCCGAACGCGTGGCGCACCGTCGTCGACATCACCCTCAACGGCACCTTCTACATGACCCGCGAGTTCGGCCGCAGACACCTCGCGGCGGGCACGCCGGGCTCCGTGATCGCCGTAGGCGCCTCCTACGCATGGACGGGCGGCCCCGGCTTTGCCCACAGCGCGGCGGCCAAGGCGGGCGTGAAGAATCTGGTGGAGACGCTGGCCGTGGAGTGGAGCCCGTACGGGATCCAGGTCAACGGCCTCGTGCCGGGGCTCATGCCGCACGAGGACATGACGGGGGACATCCGCGAGGGCCTCGGACGGGGCGACGCCGACCACGGTGCCCGGCAGCCCGCCCTGCGTGTCGGCGCGCCCCGCGAGCTGGGCTGGGCCGCCACCTTCCTCGCCTCCCCCTACGCCCGCTTCATCAGCGGCCACACGCTCGTCGTGGACGGGGCGAACTGGCAACGGCGAGGACTGGTGAGCCCGCCTGTGGTGACCGTGCGGGAGCAGCTGGGGAGGGGGCCGTTCCAGTAA
- a CDS encoding NAD(P)H-dependent flavin oxidoreductase, with the protein MHTRFTEMFGISYPVMAAPMSLHSGGTLAAAVSAAGGLGSFGGTHPWKGPDWVRAQIATIRATTDRPFGVGFITPFLPFTEPHFDAALEERPEIVALSFANPQPWLARAKDAGARVMCQVQTYDDAETAVAAGTDVLVAQGTEAGGHTGTMGLLPFLAGIVRRFPDVPVLAAGGIADGRTLAAVLTAGADGAWLGTAFLATPEAVEVHDVHKRLIVESDDTDTVWTRAYDIASGLPWPATIGARVRRNRFTDEWSGREATLRDRKEEVAPAEDLNPFEASPDPDTSEILYGQSATFVDAVRPAADVVRTISDQAEAILASRPRSLLR; encoded by the coding sequence TTGCATACGAGATTCACCGAAATGTTCGGTATCAGTTACCCGGTGATGGCGGCTCCCATGAGCCTGCACAGCGGCGGGACACTGGCCGCCGCGGTGTCCGCCGCCGGCGGGCTCGGCTCCTTCGGGGGTACGCATCCCTGGAAGGGACCTGACTGGGTCCGCGCGCAGATCGCGACCATTCGCGCCACGACGGACCGACCGTTCGGGGTCGGCTTCATCACTCCGTTCCTCCCCTTCACCGAGCCGCATTTCGACGCCGCGCTGGAGGAGCGACCAGAGATCGTCGCGCTGTCGTTCGCCAACCCCCAGCCGTGGCTTGCTCGCGCCAAGGACGCGGGAGCCCGGGTGATGTGCCAGGTCCAGACCTACGATGACGCGGAGACGGCCGTCGCCGCGGGCACCGATGTCCTCGTGGCGCAGGGCACCGAGGCCGGTGGCCACACCGGGACGATGGGCCTGCTGCCGTTCCTGGCCGGGATCGTGAGGCGGTTTCCCGATGTACCGGTACTGGCCGCAGGGGGAATTGCCGACGGCCGAACACTCGCGGCGGTCCTCACCGCCGGTGCGGACGGCGCCTGGCTGGGCACGGCGTTTCTCGCCACGCCCGAGGCGGTCGAGGTACACGACGTCCACAAGCGCCTGATCGTCGAGAGCGATGACACAGACACCGTATGGACGCGGGCCTACGACATCGCGTCGGGGCTGCCCTGGCCGGCGACCATCGGCGCACGCGTCCGCCGCAACCGGTTCACCGATGAGTGGTCAGGACGTGAGGCAACGCTGCGGGACCGCAAAGAGGAGGTCGCGCCCGCGGAAGACCTCAACCCCTTCGAGGCCTCGCCCGATCCCGACACGAGCGAGATCCTCTACGGGCAGTCGGCGACCTTCGTCGACGCCGTCCGCCCCGCTGCGGACGTGGTCCGGACGATCAGTGACCAGGCCGAGGCGATCCTGGCCTCGCGGCCTCGATCCCTGCTGCGCTGA
- a CDS encoding aldo/keto reductase, whose amino-acid sequence MQYVTLSNGVEMPLIGFGVYQIPAEDTERAVSDALAAGYRLLDTAAAYGNEEAVGHAISSSGIARGDLFVTTKLWVQDAPAGDNARRAFETSLNKLGLDYLDLYLMHQPFGDVYGQWRAMEALNGEGLAKAIGVANFYPDRLLDLIVNNEITPAVNQIETHPFFQRADYQALMREHGVQIQSWGGFAEGRNDLFSHPLLAEIGKEYGKSVAQVVLRWLAQRGVVAIPKSVRAERMAENIDVFDFQLTDEQVAQIATLDTGSSLFFDHHDPEIVTWLAKRRLEA is encoded by the coding sequence ATGCAGTACGTGACCTTGAGCAACGGTGTCGAGATGCCGCTCATCGGATTCGGCGTCTACCAGATACCGGCCGAGGACACCGAGCGCGCCGTGTCCGACGCGCTGGCCGCCGGCTACCGCCTGCTGGACACCGCGGCGGCCTACGGCAACGAAGAAGCCGTGGGCCACGCCATCAGTTCCAGCGGCATCGCCCGCGGGGACCTGTTCGTCACCACCAAGCTCTGGGTCCAGGACGCCCCGGCCGGGGACAACGCCCGCCGTGCCTTCGAGACGTCCCTGAACAAGCTGGGCCTGGACTACCTCGACCTGTATCTGATGCACCAGCCTTTCGGCGATGTCTACGGACAGTGGCGCGCCATGGAGGCGCTCAACGGCGAGGGCCTGGCCAAGGCCATCGGTGTCGCCAACTTCTACCCCGACCGGCTGCTCGACCTGATCGTCAACAACGAGATCACCCCAGCGGTCAACCAGATCGAGACCCACCCCTTCTTCCAACGCGCCGACTACCAGGCCCTGATGCGTGAGCACGGCGTGCAGATCCAGTCCTGGGGCGGCTTCGCCGAAGGCAGGAACGACCTGTTCTCCCACCCGCTCCTGGCCGAGATCGGCAAGGAGTACGGCAAGTCGGTCGCGCAGGTCGTGCTGCGCTGGCTGGCCCAGCGCGGCGTGGTCGCCATCCCCAAGTCGGTGCGTGCCGAGCGCATGGCCGAGAACATCGACGTCTTCGACTTCCAGCTCACCGACGAGCAGGTGGCCCAGATCGCCACCCTCGACACCGGAAGCTCGCTGTTCTTCGACCACCACGACCCCGAGATCGTCACCTGGCTCGCCAAGCGCCGCCTGGAAGCCTGA
- a CDS encoding zinc-binding dehydrogenase — MRAAVMYGAGDVRVEDRPDPKIVQPADAVVHVVASCVCGSDLWPYQSMPATDTGRPMGHEFLGVVEETGVDVTGLNAGDLVVAPFTYSDNTCDYCADGLHISCRNGGRYGFDGVDGGQGEAVRVPYADGTLVKLPVAADSALLPSLLALSDVMTTGHHGAVTAGIGRGDEVLVVGDGAVGLCAVIAAKRLGAERIVLAGRHEARTDLGRKFGATDVVAERGEEGIARIRELTGGVHKVIEAVGTRRALDTALGAVLDGGIISRLGVPQYEQGPIGPAAFMRNITLTGGASPARAYIEQLLPDILDGTIAPGRVFDKTFALEQTPDAYRAMADRQVLKSLITP, encoded by the coding sequence ATGCGCGCAGCAGTGATGTACGGAGCCGGCGACGTCCGTGTCGAGGACCGGCCCGACCCCAAGATCGTCCAGCCGGCCGACGCCGTGGTCCACGTAGTGGCCTCGTGCGTGTGCGGCAGCGACCTGTGGCCCTACCAGTCGATGCCCGCCACCGACACCGGCCGTCCCATGGGGCACGAGTTCCTCGGGGTCGTCGAGGAGACCGGCGTCGACGTGACCGGGCTGAACGCGGGTGACCTGGTCGTCGCCCCGTTCACGTACAGCGACAACACCTGTGACTACTGCGCCGACGGCCTGCACATCTCGTGCCGCAACGGAGGCCGGTACGGGTTCGACGGCGTCGACGGCGGGCAGGGCGAAGCCGTCCGCGTCCCGTACGCCGACGGCACGCTGGTGAAGCTGCCGGTGGCCGCCGACTCCGCGCTGCTCCCGTCCCTGCTGGCGCTGTCGGACGTGATGACCACCGGCCACCACGGGGCGGTCACCGCCGGCATCGGCCGCGGGGACGAGGTGCTGGTCGTCGGTGACGGCGCGGTCGGCCTGTGCGCGGTGATCGCCGCGAAGCGTCTCGGTGCCGAGCGGATCGTCCTCGCCGGCCGACATGAAGCGCGCACCGACCTGGGCCGGAAGTTCGGCGCCACCGACGTTGTCGCCGAGCGCGGTGAGGAGGGCATCGCCCGCATCCGCGAGCTGACCGGCGGCGTCCACAAGGTGATCGAGGCCGTCGGAACCCGACGAGCCCTCGACACGGCCCTGGGCGCGGTCCTGGACGGTGGCATCATCAGCCGGCTCGGTGTTCCGCAGTACGAGCAGGGGCCGATCGGACCGGCTGCCTTCATGCGCAACATCACTCTGACCGGCGGCGCCAGCCCCGCCCGCGCCTACATCGAGCAGCTGCTGCCCGACATCCTGGACGGCACCATCGCCCCCGGCCGCGTCTTCGACAAGACCTTCGCCCTCGAGCAGACGCCCGACGCCTACCGGGCGATGGCCGACCGTCAGGTCCTCAAGTCCCTCATCACCCCCTGA
- a CDS encoding aldo/keto reductase, with product MRYIKLRDLEVSRIGLGAMGMSHGYTGSGTDEAGSIRTVHRALELGVTLIDTAEIYGPYTNEELLGRALKGRRDQVVLATKFGLVSHAGDGPWNLDSGPANVRTAVEGSLKRLGTDHIDLYYQHRVDPNTPIEETAGAVRELIAEGKVRAFGLSEAGPDTIRRAHAVQPITAVQSEYSLWTRGIEERILPVLRELNIGLVPFSPLGRGFLTGTVRATDQFDEGDFRRDNPRFTGENFQRNLAIADEVQGVAAEVGVTPAQVALAWLLAQGDDIAPIPGTKRVSRVEENTAADAITLTGEQLDKLSSLPPAAGDTHTEAQAQMLER from the coding sequence ATGCGCTACATCAAGCTGCGTGACCTGGAGGTTTCCCGGATCGGTCTCGGTGCGATGGGGATGTCCCACGGCTACACCGGTTCCGGTACCGACGAGGCGGGGTCGATCAGGACGGTGCACCGGGCGCTGGAGCTGGGCGTCACGCTCATCGACACCGCCGAGATCTACGGCCCCTACACCAACGAGGAGCTGCTGGGCCGGGCGCTGAAGGGGCGCCGGGACCAGGTGGTGCTGGCCACGAAGTTCGGCCTGGTCTCCCACGCCGGCGACGGCCCATGGAACCTCGACTCCGGCCCGGCCAATGTCCGTACTGCCGTCGAGGGGTCCCTGAAGCGGCTGGGCACCGATCACATCGACCTGTACTACCAGCACCGGGTGGATCCGAACACGCCGATCGAGGAGACCGCCGGCGCTGTCCGCGAGCTGATCGCCGAGGGCAAGGTGCGCGCGTTCGGCCTCTCGGAGGCCGGCCCTGACACGATCCGCCGCGCCCACGCCGTCCAGCCGATCACCGCGGTCCAGTCGGAATACTCCCTGTGGACGCGCGGGATCGAGGAGCGCATCCTGCCGGTCCTGCGGGAGCTGAACATCGGCCTGGTGCCGTTCTCGCCGCTCGGCCGCGGCTTCCTGACGGGCACGGTCCGCGCCACCGACCAGTTCGACGAGGGCGACTTCCGGCGCGACAACCCCCGCTTCACCGGCGAGAACTTCCAGCGCAACCTGGCGATCGCCGACGAGGTGCAGGGCGTGGCCGCCGAAGTCGGTGTCACGCCCGCGCAGGTGGCCCTGGCCTGGCTGCTCGCCCAGGGCGACGACATCGCCCCGATCCCCGGCACCAAGCGGGTCAGCAGGGTGGAGGAGAACACCGCCGCCGACGCGATCACGCTGACCGGCGAGCAGCTCGACAAGCTCAGCAGCTTGCCACCTGCTGCAGGCGACACGCACACCGAGGCGCAGGCGCAGATGCTCGAACGCTGA
- a CDS encoding helix-turn-helix transcriptional regulator, with amino-acid sequence MASESAHSEGAELGRYLRARRTQTSPEHVGLTVGAGIRRTPGLRREELATLAGISIDYYVRLERGKETRPSPAVLDALARALHMDDQEHQHLRELAARAARYVSEPPPAPSRTVRPHLKLLLESLRPNPAYVISRSMDMLAWNPGGLALYAGLDDWPVKQRNLARYLFLHPAARDLFPDWDRQITACVARLRAIAGTAPDAPDLTNLVGELLLKSPDFAGLWERYEVTGRKPAHKTFQHPQVGTVTLTSQSLHVEGTPGQRIGVYTAEPGSPDHDALLLLDMTASRPAERPAPAPKATGQQP; translated from the coding sequence ATGGCATCCGAGAGCGCGCACAGCGAGGGCGCCGAGCTGGGTCGCTACCTGCGCGCCCGCCGCACCCAGACCAGCCCCGAACACGTCGGACTCACCGTCGGCGCCGGCATCCGTCGCACCCCCGGCCTGCGACGCGAGGAGCTGGCCACCCTCGCCGGCATCAGCATCGACTACTACGTACGCCTGGAACGCGGCAAGGAGACCCGCCCCAGCCCTGCCGTCCTCGACGCGCTCGCCCGCGCCCTGCACATGGACGACCAGGAACACCAGCACCTGCGCGAGCTCGCCGCCCGCGCCGCCCGCTACGTCTCCGAACCACCGCCCGCGCCCAGCCGCACGGTGCGCCCCCACCTCAAACTGCTGCTCGAATCGCTGCGCCCGAACCCGGCCTATGTCATCAGCCGCAGCATGGACATGCTCGCCTGGAACCCCGGCGGCCTCGCCCTCTACGCGGGCCTGGACGACTGGCCCGTCAAACAGCGCAACCTGGCCCGCTACCTCTTCCTGCACCCTGCGGCCCGCGACCTCTTCCCCGACTGGGACCGGCAGATCACCGCCTGCGTCGCCCGCCTGCGCGCCATCGCCGGAACTGCCCCGGACGCCCCCGACCTCACCAACCTCGTCGGCGAACTCCTCCTCAAGAGCCCCGACTTCGCGGGCCTGTGGGAGCGCTACGAAGTGACCGGACGCAAGCCGGCGCACAAGACGTTCCAGCATCCCCAAGTCGGGACGGTCACCCTGACCTCACAGTCCCTGCACGTGGAAGGCACCCCCGGTCAGCGCATCGGCGTCTACACCGCCGAACCCGGCAGCCCTGACCACGACGCTCTGCTCCTGCTCGACATGACCGCATCACGGCCGGCAGAACGTCCCGCTCCCGCCCCGAAAGCCACCGGTCAGCAGCCGTAG
- a CDS encoding enoyl-CoA hydratase/isomerase family protein — MIDTTSNELPDDGEGGGEGARRLRLHVEEGGIGVLTLCRPEKLNAWSWESSRQLGLLADRIRFDDTIRVVLLRAEGRAFCAGIDIKAPGGGITGRSGSERTRNYYEGIRWVHERFRAFAGLPQPVVAAVQGYCLGVGFELALMADVRIAADDAVFALPEARLGVAVDAGGDLRIAREAGAGWAKYLALTGRRIDAGTAHRLNLIQQVTGVGELEESAHSLAAEIAGNAPLAVQAVKRDIDAFADAGLGAALDRVAMSAALTLTSQDIREGYTAKAERREPRFEGK; from the coding sequence ATGATCGACACGACGAGCAACGAACTTCCCGATGACGGTGAAGGCGGGGGCGAGGGGGCGCGGCGGCTCCGGCTGCACGTCGAGGAGGGTGGCATCGGCGTCCTCACCCTGTGCCGGCCGGAGAAGCTGAACGCCTGGAGCTGGGAGTCGAGCCGCCAACTCGGCCTGCTCGCCGACCGGATCCGCTTCGACGACACGATCCGGGTGGTGCTGCTGCGGGCCGAGGGGCGGGCCTTCTGTGCGGGCATCGACATCAAGGCGCCCGGCGGCGGGATCACCGGGCGCTCCGGGTCCGAGCGGACGCGCAACTACTACGAGGGCATCCGCTGGGTCCATGAACGGTTCCGCGCGTTCGCCGGCCTGCCGCAGCCCGTCGTCGCGGCCGTGCAGGGCTACTGCCTCGGTGTCGGGTTCGAGCTGGCGCTGATGGCCGATGTGCGGATCGCGGCCGACGACGCGGTGTTCGCGCTGCCGGAGGCGCGGCTCGGGGTCGCCGTCGACGCGGGTGGCGATCTACGGATCGCGCGGGAGGCGGGCGCGGGCTGGGCCAAGTACCTCGCGCTGACGGGCCGCCGCATCGACGCGGGGACGGCGCACCGGCTGAACCTGATCCAACAGGTCACCGGTGTGGGGGAGTTGGAGGAGTCCGCCCATTCGCTCGCCGCGGAGATCGCGGGGAACGCGCCTCTCGCCGTGCAGGCCGTCAAGCGCGACATCGACGCGTTCGCGGACGCGGGCCTCGGGGCCGCGCTCGACCGCGTGGCGATGAGCGCGGCGCTCACACTCACGTCGCAGGACATCCGGGAGGGGTATACGGCGAAGGCGGAGCGGCGCGAGCCGCGGTTCGAGGGGAAGTAG
- a CDS encoding PIG-L deacetylase family protein: MTEPKIQTAAPDELLPMPEDWQRALAVVAHPDDLEYGCSAAIAGWTDGGREVAYVLATRGEAGIDTLEPAKCAPLREREQRASAAVVGVDTVEFLDHKDGVVEYGTALRRDIAAAIRRHRPELVITLNHRDTWGGVAWNTPDHVAVGRATLDAAADAGNRWIFPELVEQGLAPWNGVRWVAVAGSSSPTHAVDATPGIERAVHSLLEHRTYIEALTDENPETYCRSFLTGNVQAAAERFGGTPAVPFELFSR; the protein is encoded by the coding sequence ATGACCGAGCCGAAGATCCAGACCGCCGCCCCCGACGAGCTGCTGCCCATGCCCGAGGACTGGCAGCGCGCCCTCGCCGTCGTGGCACACCCGGACGACCTCGAATACGGATGCTCCGCGGCGATCGCCGGCTGGACCGACGGCGGACGCGAGGTCGCCTACGTCCTGGCCACCCGAGGAGAGGCGGGCATCGACACCCTCGAACCCGCCAAGTGCGCACCCCTGCGCGAGCGGGAGCAGCGCGCGAGCGCCGCCGTCGTCGGCGTGGACACCGTCGAGTTCCTCGACCACAAGGACGGCGTCGTCGAGTACGGGACCGCGCTGCGCCGCGACATCGCCGCCGCGATCCGCAGGCACCGGCCCGAACTCGTCATCACGCTCAACCACCGTGACACATGGGGCGGCGTCGCCTGGAACACCCCCGACCATGTCGCCGTCGGGCGCGCCACCCTCGACGCGGCGGCGGACGCCGGCAACCGCTGGATCTTCCCCGAACTCGTCGAGCAGGGCCTCGCGCCCTGGAACGGCGTGCGCTGGGTCGCCGTCGCGGGCTCGTCGTCGCCCACGCACGCGGTCGACGCGACGCCCGGAATCGAACGGGCCGTGCACTCCCTGCTCGAACACCGCACGTACATCGAGGCGTTGACGGACGAGAACCCCGAGACCTACTGCCGCTCGTTCCTCACCGGCAACGTCCAGGCCGCCGCGGAGCGCTTCGGTGGCACACCGGCCGTACCGTTCGAACTCTTCAGTCGGTAG
- a CDS encoding alpha/beta fold hydrolase, whose translation MTTATYLQPGVVLTDRRFSVPLDHDHPEGESIELFAREAVAIGKEHANLPWLLYLQGGPGFGANRFSGKQAWLGRALQDHRVLLLDQRGTGSSTPANRQTLPLRGGPREQADYLAHFRADSIVRDCEAIRGEVTGGAPWTVLGQSFGGFCVTHYLSTAPEGLTAAVITGGLPTLDGHADDVYRAAYPRIERKVAAHYARYPQDVERARRIAEYLAEHEPVLNGGYRLTVEAFQSLGILLGGTGGSDRLHYLLEDAFVRTPAGVELSDAFQEDVQATLSYAGHPLYALVHEAIYGQDARPTNWSAERVRGEFPQFDAAKTLAGDGPLLFTGESVHPWMFDCDPALRPLRETAELLAARTDWATLYDPARLAANEVPAVAAVYHDDMYVDTAHALRTARAVKGLRTWVTDEFEHDGLRAGAPRVLDRLLAMLRGDV comes from the coding sequence TTGACGACCGCCACATACCTCCAGCCCGGTGTCGTCCTCACCGACCGCCGCTTCTCAGTGCCGCTCGACCACGATCACCCCGAGGGCGAGAGCATCGAGCTGTTCGCCCGCGAGGCGGTGGCCATCGGGAAAGAACACGCCAACCTCCCGTGGCTCCTCTACCTCCAGGGCGGCCCCGGATTCGGCGCCAACCGGTTCTCCGGCAAGCAGGCCTGGCTCGGCCGGGCTCTCCAGGACCACCGGGTGCTCCTCCTCGACCAGCGCGGCACGGGCAGCTCCACCCCGGCCAACCGGCAGACGCTCCCGCTGCGCGGCGGCCCGCGCGAACAGGCCGACTACCTCGCGCACTTCCGCGCCGACTCGATCGTCCGCGACTGCGAGGCGATCCGCGGCGAGGTGACCGGCGGCGCCCCGTGGACCGTTCTCGGCCAGAGCTTCGGCGGCTTCTGCGTGACCCACTACCTGTCGACGGCCCCCGAGGGCCTCACCGCCGCTGTCATCACCGGCGGCCTGCCCACGCTCGACGGCCACGCGGACGACGTCTACCGCGCCGCGTACCCGCGCATCGAACGCAAGGTCGCCGCGCACTACGCGCGCTACCCGCAGGACGTCGAGCGCGCCCGCCGCATCGCCGAGTACCTCGCCGAGCACGAGCCCGTACTGAACGGCGGCTACCGGCTGACCGTCGAGGCGTTCCAGTCCCTGGGCATCCTGCTCGGCGGGACCGGCGGCAGCGACCGCCTGCACTACCTCCTCGAGGACGCCTTCGTCCGCACGCCCGCCGGCGTCGAACTGTCCGACGCGTTCCAGGAGGACGTACAGGCCACGCTCTCCTACGCCGGACACCCGCTGTACGCGCTCGTGCACGAGGCCATCTACGGGCAGGACGCCCGGCCCACGAACTGGTCGGCCGAGCGTGTACGCGGCGAGTTCCCCCAGTTCGACGCCGCGAAGACCCTCGCCGGTGACGGGCCCCTGCTCTTCACGGGCGAGTCCGTGCACCCCTGGATGTTCGACTGCGACCCGGCCCTGCGCCCCCTGCGCGAGACCGCCGAACTCCTCGCCGCCCGCACCGACTGGGCCACGCTCTACGACCCCGCGCGCCTGGCCGCCAACGAGGTGCCGGCCGTCGCCGCCGTCTACCACGACGACATGTACGTCGACACGGCCCACGCCCTGCGCACGGCCCGCGCCGTCAAGGGACTGCGCACATGGGTCACCGACGAGTTCGAGCACGACGGTCTGCGGGCCGGAGCGCCGCGCGTCCTCGACCGGCTGCTCGCGATGCTGCGCGGAGACGTCTGA
- a CDS encoding LacI family DNA-binding transcriptional regulator — MAQSVGIKDVARAAGVSVGTVSNVINRPDSVASDTRARVLSAIDRLGYVRSESARQLRAGRSRIMGLLVLDMGNPFFVDVARGAERAAREAGLGVMVCNSAQNPSEEAEYLSLFAEQRVRGVLLTPADASGRNIESFRRHGIPFVLVDRVAEGTSECSVSVDDVTGGALAVRHLVDAGHRSIAYVSGPPALNQVKDRRTGALQALAEAGLPAGALRELPTERLDVAAGRDAGARLLGLADRPTAAFCANDLLALGVLQAMYAAGVRVPEDIAIVGYDDIEFASAATVPLTSVRQPAVTMGAMAAELLLEETEPASGEPHRHRRVVLQPELVVRGSSLGSR; from the coding sequence ATGGCCCAGTCGGTGGGTATCAAGGACGTCGCCCGCGCCGCCGGAGTCTCCGTCGGCACGGTCTCCAACGTCATCAACCGCCCGGACTCCGTCGCCTCCGACACCAGGGCCCGGGTGCTGTCCGCCATCGACCGGCTCGGCTACGTACGCAGCGAGTCGGCGCGCCAGCTGCGCGCCGGCCGCAGCCGCATCATGGGGCTGCTCGTCCTCGACATGGGCAACCCGTTCTTCGTGGACGTCGCGCGCGGCGCCGAACGTGCCGCGCGCGAGGCCGGGCTCGGCGTCATGGTGTGCAACAGCGCGCAGAACCCCTCCGAGGAGGCGGAGTACCTCTCCCTGTTCGCCGAGCAGCGCGTGCGGGGCGTGCTTCTCACCCCGGCCGACGCGAGCGGCCGCAACATCGAGAGCTTCCGCCGGCACGGCATCCCGTTCGTGCTTGTCGACCGCGTTGCCGAGGGCACCTCGGAGTGCTCCGTGTCCGTGGACGACGTCACCGGCGGCGCGCTCGCCGTTCGCCACCTCGTCGACGCCGGACACCGCAGCATCGCCTACGTCAGCGGACCGCCCGCGCTCAACCAGGTCAAGGACCGCCGCACCGGCGCCCTCCAGGCCCTGGCGGAGGCGGGCCTCCCGGCCGGAGCGCTGCGCGAACTGCCCACGGAGCGGCTCGACGTCGCGGCGGGACGCGACGCCGGGGCCCGCCTGCTCGGCCTCGCCGACCGCCCCACCGCCGCGTTCTGCGCCAACGACCTGCTCGCCCTCGGCGTCCTCCAGGCGATGTACGCGGCCGGTGTACGGGTCCCCGAGGACATCGCGATCGTCGGCTACGACGACATCGAGTTCGCGTCGGCCGCCACCGTGCCCCTGACCTCGGTGCGCCAGCCCGCCGTCACCATGGGAGCGATGGCCGCCGAACTCCTCCTGGAGGAGACGGAACCCGCGAGCGGCGAACCCCACCGCCACCGCAGGGTCGTCCTCCAGCCCGAGCTGGTCGTACGGGGGTCGAGTCTGGGCTCGCGCTGA